In Carya illinoinensis cultivar Pawnee chromosome 9, C.illinoinensisPawnee_v1, whole genome shotgun sequence, the following are encoded in one genomic region:
- the LOC122275260 gene encoding equilibrative nucleotide transporter 3-like, with translation MTIANEIEAPMRLEGKYKAMLVCFVLGLGSLVAWNSMLTIGDYYYQLFPKYHPSRVLTLVYQPFALGTMAILAYNESKISTRWRNLFGYTLFFASTLLVLVLDLATSGRGGIGPFVGICLLSACFGVADAHVQGGMVGDLSFMCPEFIQSFLAGLAASGALSSALRLITKAAFEKSQNGLRKGAMLFLAMSTFFEFLCILLYAMVFPKLPIVKYYRAKAASEGSKTVSADLAAAGIQKNTNQGDEDDTKHQERLSNKLLFFQNIDFAIDLFLIYVLTLSIFPGFLYENTGFHGMGSWYAPVLIAMYNLWDLISRYIPLVDSLKLESRKGLMIAILSRFLLIPAFYFTAKYGDKGWMILLTSLLGVSNGYLTVCVLTVAPKGYKGPEQNALGNLLVLFLLGGIFAGVALDWLWLIGKKDAF, from the exons ATGACTATTGCTAATGAAATCGAGGCTCCAATGAGGCTTGAG GGAAAGTATAAAGCAATGCTGGTTTGTTTTGTTCTTGGGCTGGGGTCCCTTGTTGCATGGAACAGTATGCTGACAATTGGAGACTACTACTATCAATTATTCCCG AAATACCATCCTTCACGAGTACTCACACTCGTTTATCAACCATTCGCGCTTGGAACAATGGCAATACTGGCATACAACGAGTCAAAGATCAGCACTAGGTGGCGCAATTTATTTGGATACACTCTTTTCTTCGCTAGTACTTTGTTGGTCTTAGTT TTGGATTTAGCCACATCAGGGAGAGGTGGAATTGGACCTTTTGTTGGTATATGTTTGCTTTCTGCGTGCTTTGGAGTTGCAGATGCCCATGTTCAAGGCGGAATGGTTGGAGACCTATCTTTCATGTGTCCTGAATTCATTCAG TCCTTCCTTGCTGGTCTGGCCGCGTCAGGGGCTCTGTCCTCTGCTTTGAGGCTAATCACAAAAGCAGCCTTCGAGAAATCTCAGAACGGGCTTCGCAAGGGAGCTA TGTTATTCCTGGCGATGTCCACGTTCTTTGAGTTTCTGTGTATTCTTCTTTACGCAATGGTCTTCCCTAAGTTGCCAATAGTGAAGTACTATCGCGCGAAGGCAGCCTCAGAAGGATCGAAAACTGTATCAGCTGACCTTGCTGCTGCTGGAATCCAGAAAAACACAAACCAAGGA GATGAAGATGACACGAAACACCAGGAGCGCTTGAGCAATAAGCTACTGTTCTTCCAGAATATAGATTTTGCAATTGACTTGTTTCTGATATATGTGTTGACATTGTCAATCTTCCCCGGGTTCTTGTACGAAAATACCGGATTTCATGGAATGGGCTCGTG GTACGCGCCTGTTCTGATTGCGATGTACAATTTGTGGGATCTGATATCAAGATACATTCCACTCGTAGACAGCTTGAAGTTGGAGTCCAGGAAGGGACTTATGATTGCAATTCTTTCCCGTTTCTTACTCATCCCAGCATTCTACTTCACGGCTAAATATGGTGACAAGGGATGGATGATCCTGCTCACATCTTTGTTGGGTGTCTCCAATGGCTACCTTACCGTCTGTGTCCTTACAGTGGCACCTAAAGGTTACAAG GGACCTGAGCAAAACGCTTTGGGCAACTTGCTTGTGCTGTTTCTGTTGGGCGGTATATTTGCAGGGGTTGCTCTTGACTGGTTGTGGCTTATAGGTAAAAAGGATGCCTTTTAA